Proteins encoded in a region of the Bactrocera tryoni isolate S06 chromosome 4, CSIRO_BtryS06_freeze2, whole genome shotgun sequence genome:
- the LOC120774288 gene encoding troponin T, skeletal muscle isoform X9 — protein MSDEEEYTGEGDPEFIKRQDQKRSDLDEQLKEYINEWRKQRAKEEDELKKLKEKQAKRKISRAEEEQKMAQRKKEEEERRVREVEEKKQREIEEKRQRLEEAEKKRQAMLQAMKDKDKKGPNFTIAKKEAGVLGLSSAAMERNKTKEQLEEEKKISLSFRIKPLAIEGFSESKLREKAQELWELIVKLETEKYDLEERQKRQDYDLKELKERQKQQLRHKALKKGLDPEALTGKYPPKIQVASKYERRVDTRSYDDKKKLFEGGWEEIGKEVNEKIWNEKKDQYSGRQKSKLPKWFGERPGKKAGEPETPEGEEDAKADEDIVEDEEEVEEEVVEEEDEEAEEEEEEEEEEEEEEEEEEEEEEEEEEEEEEEEE, from the exons AGGTGAGGGTGATCCAGAATTCATTAAGCGTCAGGATCAAAAGCGCTCCGATCTCGATGAGCAACTGAAAGAATACATCAATGAATGGCGTAAACAGCGTGCCAAGGAGGAGGATGAGTTGAAGAAACTCAAAGAAAAACAGGCCAAGCGCAAGATCTCGCGTGCCGAAGAGGAACAAAAGATGGCGCAACGCAAGAAGGAGGAAGAAGAGCGTCGTGTACGTGAAGTTGAAGAGAAGAAACAGCGCGAAATCGAAGAGAAGCGTCAGCGTCTCGAGGAGGCCGAGAAGAAGCGTCAAGCTATGCTGCAGGCCATGAAGGACAAGGACAAGAAGGGACCCAATTTCACTATTGCCAAAAAGGAGGCAGGCGTG TTGGGACTCTCATCCGCTGCCATGGAGCGTAACAAGACTAAGGAACAATTGGAGGAGGAGAAGAAAATCTCTTTGTCGTTCCGTATTAAACCTCTGGCCATTGAAGGTTTCAGCGAAAGCAAATTGCGTGAGAAGGCCCAAGAACTGTGGGAACTCATCGTCAAATTGGAAACTGAGAAGTATGACTTGGAAGAAAGGCAGAAACGTCAGGATTACGAT TTGAAAGAATTGAAGGAAAGACAGAAGCAACAGCTCAGGCACAAAGCCTTGAAGAAGGGTCTCGACCCTGAGGCTTTGACTGGCAAATACCCGCCCAAGATTCAAGTCGCCTCCAAATATGAGAGACGTGTAGACACACGCTCATATGACGACAAGAAGAAGCTCTTCGAAGGT GGCTGGGAAGAAATCGGCAAGGAGGTGAATGAGAAGATCTGGAACGAGAAGAAGGATCAATACTCAGGCCGCCAAAAAT CCAAACTGCCCAAGTGGTTCGGCGAACGACCAGGCAAGAAGGCCGGCGAACCCGAGACACCCGAAGGCGAGGAAGATGCCAAGGCTGACGAAGATATCGTCGAAGACGAAGAAGAGGTCGAAGAGGAGGTCGTCGAAGAGGAAGATGAGGAGGCcgaggaagaggaagaagaagaggaggaagaagaagaagaagaggaggaagaagaagaggaagaagaagaagaagaggaggaggaagaggaagaagaagaataa
- the LOC120774288 gene encoding troponin T, skeletal muscle isoform X6: MSDEEEYTSEEEEEVVEETKEGEGDPEFIKRQDQKRSDLDEQLKEYINEWRKQRAKEEDELKKLKEKQAKRKISRAEEEQKMAQRKKEEEERRVREVEEKKQREIEEKRQRLEEAEKKRQAMLQAMKDKDKKGPNFTIAKKEAGVLGLSSAAMERNKTKEQLEEEKKISLSFRIKPLAIEGFSESKLREKAQELWELIVKLETEKYDLEERQKRQDYDLKELKERQKQQLRHKALKKGLDPEALTGKYPPKIQVASKYERRVDTRSYDDKKKLFEGGWEEIGKEVNEKIWNEKKDQYSGRQKSKLPKWFGERPGKKAGEPETPEGEEDAKADEDIVEDEEEVEEEVVEEEDEEAEEEEEEEEEEEEEEEEEEEEEEEEEEEEEEEEE, translated from the exons AGGTGAGGGTGATCCAGAATTCATTAAGCGTCAGGATCAAAAGCGCTCCGATCTCGATGAGCAACTGAAAGAATACATCAATGAATGGCGTAAACAGCGTGCCAAGGAGGAGGATGAGTTGAAGAAACTCAAAGAAAAACAGGCCAAGCGCAAGATCTCGCGTGCCGAAGAGGAACAAAAGATGGCGCAACGCAAGAAGGAGGAAGAAGAGCGTCGTGTACGTGAAGTTGAAGAGAAGAAACAGCGCGAAATCGAAGAGAAGCGTCAGCGTCTCGAGGAGGCCGAGAAGAAGCGTCAAGCTATGCTGCAGGCCATGAAGGACAAGGACAAGAAGGGACCCAATTTCACTATTGCCAAAAAGGAGGCAGGCGTG TTGGGACTCTCATCCGCTGCCATGGAGCGTAACAAGACTAAGGAACAATTGGAGGAGGAGAAGAAAATCTCTTTGTCGTTCCGTATTAAACCTCTGGCCATTGAAGGTTTCAGCGAAAGCAAATTGCGTGAGAAGGCCCAAGAACTGTGGGAACTCATCGTCAAATTGGAAACTGAGAAGTATGACTTGGAAGAAAGGCAGAAACGTCAGGATTACGAT TTGAAAGAATTGAAGGAAAGACAGAAGCAACAGCTCAGGCACAAAGCCTTGAAGAAGGGTCTCGACCCTGAGGCTTTGACTGGCAAATACCCGCCCAAGATTCAAGTCGCCTCCAAATATGAGAGACGTGTAGACACACGCTCATATGACGACAAGAAGAAGCTCTTCGAAGGT GGCTGGGAAGAAATCGGCAAGGAGGTGAATGAGAAGATCTGGAACGAGAAGAAGGATCAATACTCAGGCCGCCAAAAAT CCAAACTGCCCAAGTGGTTCGGCGAACGACCAGGCAAGAAGGCCGGCGAACCCGAGACACCCGAAGGCGAGGAAGATGCCAAGGCTGACGAAGATATCGTCGAAGACGAAGAAGAGGTCGAAGAGGAGGTCGTCGAAGAGGAAGATGAGGAGGCcgaggaagaggaagaagaagaggaggaagaagaagaagaagaggaggaagaagaagaggaagaagaagaagaagaggaggaggaagaggaagaagaagaataa
- the LOC120774288 gene encoding troponin T, skeletal muscle isoform X11 — translation MSDEEEYTGEGDPEFIKRQDQKRSDLDEQLKEYINEWRKQRAKEEDELKKLKEKQAKRKISRAEEEQKMAQRKKEEEERRVREVEEKKQREIEEKRQRLEEAEKKRQAMLQAMKDKDKKGPNFTIAKKEAGLGLSSAAMERNKTKEQLEEEKKISLSFRIKPLAIEGFSESKLREKAQELWELIVKLETEKYDLEERQKRQDYDLKELKERQKQQLRHKALKKGLDPEALTGKYPPKIQVASKYERRVDTRSYDDKKKLFEGGWEEIGKEVNEKIWNEKKDQYSGRQKSKLPKWFGERPGKKAGEPETPEGEEDAKADEDIVEDEEEVEEEVVEEEDEEAEEEEEEEEEEEEEEEEEEEEEEEEEEEEEEEEE, via the exons AGGTGAGGGTGATCCAGAATTCATTAAGCGTCAGGATCAAAAGCGCTCCGATCTCGATGAGCAACTGAAAGAATACATCAATGAATGGCGTAAACAGCGTGCCAAGGAGGAGGATGAGTTGAAGAAACTCAAAGAAAAACAGGCCAAGCGCAAGATCTCGCGTGCCGAAGAGGAACAAAAGATGGCGCAACGCAAGAAGGAGGAAGAAGAGCGTCGTGTACGTGAAGTTGAAGAGAAGAAACAGCGCGAAATCGAAGAGAAGCGTCAGCGTCTCGAGGAGGCCGAGAAGAAGCGTCAAGCTATGCTGCAGGCCATGAAGGACAAGGACAAGAAGGGACCCAATTTCACTATTGCCAAAAAGGAGGCAGGC TTGGGACTCTCATCCGCTGCCATGGAGCGTAACAAGACTAAGGAACAATTGGAGGAGGAGAAGAAAATCTCTTTGTCGTTCCGTATTAAACCTCTGGCCATTGAAGGTTTCAGCGAAAGCAAATTGCGTGAGAAGGCCCAAGAACTGTGGGAACTCATCGTCAAATTGGAAACTGAGAAGTATGACTTGGAAGAAAGGCAGAAACGTCAGGATTACGAT TTGAAAGAATTGAAGGAAAGACAGAAGCAACAGCTCAGGCACAAAGCCTTGAAGAAGGGTCTCGACCCTGAGGCTTTGACTGGCAAATACCCGCCCAAGATTCAAGTCGCCTCCAAATATGAGAGACGTGTAGACACACGCTCATATGACGACAAGAAGAAGCTCTTCGAAGGT GGCTGGGAAGAAATCGGCAAGGAGGTGAATGAGAAGATCTGGAACGAGAAGAAGGATCAATACTCAGGCCGCCAAAAAT CCAAACTGCCCAAGTGGTTCGGCGAACGACCAGGCAAGAAGGCCGGCGAACCCGAGACACCCGAAGGCGAGGAAGATGCCAAGGCTGACGAAGATATCGTCGAAGACGAAGAAGAGGTCGAAGAGGAGGTCGTCGAAGAGGAAGATGAGGAGGCcgaggaagaggaagaagaagaggaggaagaagaagaagaagaggaggaagaagaagaggaagaagaagaagaagaggaggaggaagaggaagaagaagaataa